From the genome of SAR324 cluster bacterium:
TTTTACAAATCAGCGGGCGATTGTGACTGGAGGCGCCCAAGGGATTGGCCGAGCGATTGTTGATCGGCTTGTTGCAGGGAGTGCGAGGGTCGCAATTTGGGACATGGATGCTAGCCTAGCCGAAACGGTTGCGTCTGAATATCCAGAAGGACAGGTTGTACATATTCAAGTAAATGTGTCTGATCTGGATTCTGTCAACAGTGCGTGGGATTCCACGAAAGATAAATTAGGTGGTGCAGAGGTGTTGGTCAATTCTGCGGGAATTGCTGGAGATACAGCGACTGTTGAAAACTATGATTTGGCCCTATGGAAAAAAACTCTGGATATCAATTTGACCGGAACTTTTTATGTGTGTAGGGCTGTGATCACGGGTATGCGCCAGCAAAACTATGGAAGAATTGTCAATATTGCTTCGATAGCTGGTAAGGAAGGGAACCCAAATGCTTCGGCTTATTCTGCTTCAAAAGCAGGCGTGATTGCCTTGACGAAATCACTCGCCAAAGAAACCGCGGATTTAAACATTTCTGTCAATTGCATTACTCCAGCTGCAGCCCGAACAAGAATTTTTGAGCAAATTAGCGAGGAACACATTCAATATATGCTTTCAAAGATTCCTAGAGGCCGTTTTGTTCAAGTTGAAGAAATTGCTGCAATGGTCTGCTGGATTGCTTCTGAAGAAAATTCCTTTACGACCGGATCCGCCTTTGATCTCTCAGGTGGGCGAGCAACTTATTGAAATTTTCAACACTAAATATTCCGGAACTGATGACCAATCCAATTTATTCAGATCTTACGGGCAAGAGAGTGTTTATCACTGGAGGTGCCAGTGGTATCGGCAAGGCCATTGTCGAAGCGTTTTGTGCTCAAAAAGCAGAAGTGTTCTTTGTTGATTTGAACGCTGAGACCGGTCAAGATCTTTGCCAGAACTTATCAAATGCTAAGGGAAGTACTCCGACCTTTAAAGCGATCAATTTGAAGAATATTGGTGAATTACAGGGCTGGATTCGTGAAATCCACGCTCAGCATGGTCCAATCCAAGTATTGGTCAATAACGCAGCCAACGACACACGGCACAAGCTAGAAGATGTGACCCCAGAGTATTGGGATGAGCGCATGGCTACCAATCTACGACACTTCTTTTTTACTGCGCAGGCCGTTCTGCCACAGATGAAGGAAAATGGTGGTGGATCCATCATCAACTATGGCTCTGTATCCTGGATGCTCAAGCAAACGGGAATGCCAGCTTACACCACAGCAAAATCAGCGGTTTGGGGATTCACAAGATCCCTAGCCAATGAAGGCGGTGCGGATCGAGTTCGGGTCAACATGCTTGTTCCAGGATGGGTCATGACAGAGAGACAATTGACCCTTCACGTAACGCCAGAAGGGCTGAAACAATTGGAAGAGCGTCAATGCCTGCCGGATCATGTACAACCAGGCGATTTGGCACAGGCGACTTTGTTTTTAGCTTCAGACGCTAGCCGCATGATCACAGCTCAACAACTGGTCGTTGATGGTGGATGGACATGATAATGAACTCACGCTGGGGAAATGTACTAAAAGTTGTTTGGAAAGATTCACTCGAGATCAGCTTTGAGCTATTCAAGGTGATGATCCCGGTGGTGATCTTGGTGAAGATCTTACAGGAACTCGGTATGATCACAGTTCTTGGAGAGTGGTTAACACCCTTAATGCAATTCTTAGGTTTACCCGGATACACAGGATTGGTGTGGGCGACTGCGTTGTTTACCAACTTTTACGCTGCTGTGTTAGTATACATAAATCTAATGGGCGATGTTGAGACACTTAGTATCGCCCAGGTTACAGTGCTGACTTCGATGATGCTTTTTGCGCACAGTTTGCCAGTTGAACTGAGAATTGTTCAGAAAACAGGGCCAAAAATTTGGAGTATAGGGCTATTGAGAGTTGGCTCAGCGATTGTGTATGGATACATACTCCATATAGTTCAGTCTTTCATGGGATGGAATCAGCAGGCGGCCCAACTAGTTTGGCAGCCTAGTCCAATAGAACCCGGAATTGCAAACTGGGTTCTGAGCGAAATCGAAAATTTTTTTTGGATTTTCGTAATACTTGTCGGATTAGTTGCTCTGATGAAAATCTTGGATGAATCGGGCATAACTAGACTTCTTCAAACTTTGTTGGAACCTATCTTGGGAGTTTTATCAATCAGTAAACAGGCTACCAACTTAACTGTGATTGGAATAACTTTGGGATTAGCTTATGGGGGAGGACTAATTTTGAAGGAAGCAAGATCGGGATTGTTGTCAACAAAAGACATTTATTTTTCGCTTGCGTTGATGAGCATCTTCCATAGTGCTATCGAAGATACATTACTCATGCTGTTATTGGGGGCGGATTGGGTGGGCATTTTCGTTTGTAGATTCCTGTTTAGCTTCTTTGTCTTGTGGCTGCTGGTCAAAATTGTGGGCCATTGGTCAGAAGCAAGATTCAAATTTTGGTTTTGGCACCAAACAGCCTAGTAATCAGTTATATTATTAGGAATTTGTTGTTACTGATAATCAATTATGGCGACTTCCAATAACTCTGCTCAGATTTGCCATCTCTATGGCAGCTTGCATTGCGTACCTTCCTTGATTTCCCACCTTTGTCCCTGATCGTTCAATCGCTTGTTCAATCGTATCTGTAGTGAGGAGACCAAAGATAGTGGGGATGCCTGTATCTGCACCTACTGCGGCCACTCCACTGGTCACGGCTGAACAAACATGATCATAGTGCGAAGTTGCACCCCGAATTACAGCTCCTAAACAAACTATTGCGTCATATGCTTCGGTTTCTGCAAATTGACGAGCAGCTGTTGCAATTTCAAAAGCACCAGGGACTCTAGTAAGGAGTAACTCATCAGGATTACCTCCAAATTGCCGAAAAGTGTCAGATGCGCCTTCGATGAGTCGATCGACAATCATTTCGTTAAATCTTGACGCGACAAGGACGATCCTGAGCCCCTCAGCCAATAAATTTACTTTCAGTTCCTGCACAGTATTCCGATGAATCAGGATTTGGAAAGAGTATGCTCACATAATTCGCGGAGCATTCGAAAATTATAAATACCGGAGTCATGTCCGTCATTCCAGTAGAACCTTAGCGCATAATTGCCAACGAATTCACTTCGCGATGGCTGTATGTCTTGACGAATTTCAGAAGATTTTAAGATCTTCTCACCTGTGAGCTCATTTACACACAGTGCGCATGGACAGGCATCTCTCAGATCGAAATAGGGTAGCCGAGCCTCCATTCCATCCTTCCAAAGCAAATATAAATCATTTTCGACGAGGACTTTTTCTATGCGTCTTTTTCGGAGGTTTTGCATCAAGAATTCAATGGTGTTGGACGTCCCAAGTCAGATCTCCTAACTGTCGAACTCTAGCCAAACAAGCACCGTATGGAGAAGGTCCAGCCCACTCATCAGGAGAAATCATTGTTAATTGAGGATCACCAGAGTTTTCATAAAGATAGTAATCTTGATGGACTGCGGGTTT
Proteins encoded in this window:
- a CDS encoding SDR family NAD(P)-dependent oxidoreductase, coding for MTNPIYSDLTGKRVFITGGASGIGKAIVEAFCAQKAEVFFVDLNAETGQDLCQNLSNAKGSTPTFKAINLKNIGELQGWIREIHAQHGPIQVLVNNAANDTRHKLEDVTPEYWDERMATNLRHFFFTAQAVLPQMKENGGGSIINYGSVSWMLKQTGMPAYTTAKSAVWGFTRSLANEGGADRVRVNMLVPGWVMTERQLTLHVTPEGLKQLEERQCLPDHVQPGDLAQATLFLASDASRMITAQQLVVDGGWT
- a CDS encoding DUF971 domain-containing protein, translating into MQNLRKRRIEKVLVENDLYLLWKDGMEARLPYFDLRDACPCALCVNELTGEKILKSSEIRQDIQPSRSEFVGNYALRFYWNDGHDSGIYNFRMLRELCEHTLSKS
- a CDS encoding SDR family NAD(P)-dependent oxidoreductase — its product is MARNHYDFTNQRAIVTGGAQGIGRAIVDRLVAGSARVAIWDMDASLAETVASEYPEGQVVHIQVNVSDLDSVNSAWDSTKDKLGGAEVLVNSAGIAGDTATVENYDLALWKKTLDINLTGTFYVCRAVITGMRQQNYGRIVNIASIAGKEGNPNASAYSASKAGVIALTKSLAKETADLNISVNCITPAAARTRIFEQISEEHIQYMLSKIPRGRFVQVEEIAAMVCWIASEENSFTTGSAFDLSGGRATY
- the ribH gene encoding 6,7-dimethyl-8-ribityllumazine synthase — its product is MQELKVNLLAEGLRIVLVASRFNEMIVDRLIEGASDTFRQFGGNPDELLLTRVPGAFEIATAARQFAETEAYDAIVCLGAVIRGATSHYDHVCSAVTSGVAAVGADTGIPTIFGLLTTDTIEQAIERSGTKVGNQGRYAMQAAIEMANLSRVIGSRHN